From a single Nicotiana tomentosiformis chromosome 2, ASM39032v3, whole genome shotgun sequence genomic region:
- the LOC138905490 gene encoding uncharacterized protein — protein sequence MDGENYNGWARAMRNALPAIKKIDNIVRGNITYIATAREKWLDLKERFGQGNAPRIHQIKLELALLNQEGTTVTTYYTKLKALCDELTAYNPMQQCSCGAAKELMQQQKPEKLHQFLMGLNIEMNIEI from the exons ATGGATGGGGAGAACTACAATGGATGGGCTAGGGCAATGAGAAATGCTCTACCAGCCATAAAAAAAATTG ATAATATTGTGCGTGGGAATATTACCTATATTGCCACAGCTAGGGAAAAATGGCTTGATTTGAAGGAGAGATTTGGACAAGGAAATGCTCCGAGGATTCATCAAATCAAATTGGAACTTGCTCTTCTAAATCAAGAAGGAACGACAGTTACAACATACTATACCAAATTGAAGGCATTATGTGATGAATTAACAGCCTACAATCCAATGCAACAATGCTCATGTGGAGCTGCAAAGGAGCTGATGCAACAACAAAAACCTGAAAAGTTGCATCAGTTTCTCATGGGGTTGAACATAGAAATGAACATAGAAATATAA